In the genome of Lathyrus oleraceus cultivar Zhongwan6 chromosome 4, CAAS_Psat_ZW6_1.0, whole genome shotgun sequence, the window TTAACGTTGGTGGCAACAATGTCAATAGAGAAAATGATAACTTGTTGAGAAATTGGTTACCAGATGACAGTTATATAACTAATCCACAGAACGCTAACAATCGTTCCTTTAACGGTGACATCAAACGCACTGCAAATGATGAATATGATGGTCCAAATTCAAATAAATATATTGCTCCGGATATTGTTTATCAAACTGCCAAGGAGAGCAAAGACGGTTCTAACGGTTTAAACATAAGTTGGAGTGTTCCCGTGCAGAAGAATACTGATCACTTTGTTAGGTTTCACTTTTGCGACCTGTTCAACCCACAGCCTCGTCTTACGTCTTTTCTTCTCTTCATTTATGATACTTATGTTCGAAATGTGAATGATGACTCAAGATTGTCAGATGAGTTGCATGATCCTTATTATTATGATTTTGTGGTTCGCTCCGATGGCACTGGGCTATTGAAGATTACTGTAAAACCTAATGTAACAGATAATGTGCCAAAAGCGTTTTTAAACGGGCTAGAACTAATGAAAGTGATTGAACTATCAGGTTCAATTCCGTTAGATGATTTGGATTCGGATTCAAAGGTTAATCTTCCTGTGGTGGTGGGTTCGGCCGTGGGAGGTTTAGTTCTGGTTTCTGTTGTGGTGGTTGTGTTTCTTTGGATTAGTAAAATCAGGAAACAAAGGCCTGTTGAGAATTCTAGTTGGTTGCCAGTTCGAGCGGCCGCGGGATGGAGTACTCATAGCAGATTAACGGATGGAACAACAACTCAAGGCTCCCCTCTACCTAACATAAATCTTGGATTGAAAATCTCCTTGTATGATATTCAACTTGCAACAGATAATTTCAACGCGGAGAAGATAATTGGAAAGGGtggttttggaattgtttatAAGGGAGTTCTCAAAAAGGAAAAGAGTGTGGCAGTGAAAAGAAGTGAACCAGGATCAGGTCAAGGACTTCCTGAATTTCAAGCTGAGATAATGGTTTTGTCCAAGATTCGTCACCGACACCTTGTTTCCTTAATTGGGTATTGTGACGAAAGGTTTGAGATGATACTTGTTTATGAGTATATGGAAAAAGGGACACTTAGAGATAGCTTGTACAACACAAATTTGACTAGTTTTTTGAGTTGGAAGCAAAGGCTTGAGATTTGTATTGGTGCTGCTAGAGGTCTTCATTATCTTCACAAAGGAGCAACGGGTGGAATCATTCACCGTGATGTGAAATCCACAAACATATTGCTCGATGAGAATCTTGTTGCTAAAGTTGCTGATTTTGGTCTTTCAAGAACCGGTCCTCTTGATCAGCATTCTTATGTCAGCACAGGTGTTAAAGGAACATTCGGGTATCTCGATCCAGAGTACTTTAGATTACAACAACTTACAGAAAAATCTGATGTTTATTCATTCGGTGTGGTTCTTCTTGAAGTGCTGTGTGCAAGACCAGCCATTGAACCGGAGCTTCCAAGGGAACAGGTGAACTTGGCTGAGTGGGGACTTTTTTGCAAAGACAAAGGAATATTGGAAGATATTATTGATCCTTCCATTAAGGGACAGATTGATCAAAACTCACTTCGAAAATTTAGTGAGACAGTGGAAAAATGCTTACAAGATGACGGCAGTGATAGACCTTCAATGGGCGATGTGTTGTGGGACTTGGAATACGCTTTGCAGCTTCAGAGAGGCGCGATACACAGAGAACCTCATGAGGACAGTTCCAGCAGTGCTTCTGTATCAATTCAATTGCCTAATGTTCGCCGTTTTCCTTCACTGTCTACACTGAGTGAAATTGATGACATGTCTATTGGCAGGGTTACCGATGAATCAGTTAATGCAGAGGATTCTGTTTTCtctcagctgaaaattgatgatGCTAGATAGTACTTTTCTGTTTTGTCCTTGTTTACTTGTATTTTTTCATCCTTAGTTAAGGTAGTTGGTGTATTCTCAATTGTAAGATAAATTAGTATGATGTGTATTATTTCTGACGCTTGTAATAAATTTATGATAATTGCACCAATTTATATATTCTACATTCTGGTCAACAATGGTATATACTACTATATAATTATATAATGAGGCTTATTGATTAAGGTTAAGCCCAATTAAAAGCCATCTAATATTTCTGGTGGTTAATATTGACACATATTTTTGTTGACACAAGATCTTATTGTATCATTATCATGATCATGCCTATTTTATTGTTATTGTGGGATACATCTGTTTTATAAACCTTACATTGTTTATTGATTCAATTAAGACACTTAAGACTTCTAATATAGACATAAGTTACACTtcccatatatatatatagttttcTTTACATTTACAAATAGGCTTGTTTATATGAATCAAACCataaacaagaaaataaaaatcaaaccAGTAACAAACTAATCATTAACTGAAATATTATATGTTAGTGACCTGAACCTCTTCTGCTTGGTCCAGAAGTCATGGTATGAAATTGGCTATCAACCAAAATCCGGTTTTTCATCATCTTATCCGCGGTGTTGATCTTCTCTGTTGTCATTGAAGCTATGAGATGGTGAAGTTCTTTGATAGGTTCATGAGTGATTTTATCTGTCTTTGTTGGTGATGGAAGGATTCTAGAGCTTACGAAGCAAGGCCTTGTAGCGGCAAACACCGCGAAAAAGACTAGAACTAAAACATAGAACTTCATTTTTATGGTACAACTTCAAGGTAGGCTTCAAGCAACCTTGAAGTACCTTGAAGTGTTTTATTGACCCAAAGGAAAGGGGTGAAGCTAAAATGATTGGTTTGGCATCTTGTGATGGGCAAGGCAAGTTATGAGAAGAGAGGGAAGAGGCCTTTACATATTAAGGAAGAGTAGTGAGGGGGAAATGGACGGTTGAGGGCTAATGCATTGTGTGTGGGGCCTATTGAAAGGAGTTGTTGACTGAAACTGTTTTTTCTGTTATGCAAGTAGAGTCAAACCTATATTGAAGTTATAATAGAGTCGCAAAAATCTCAAGTTTTTAATTTTGTTGAAAATCTATGTTGTGATACGGAAATATAAGTCAGAAGTAGAGACAAGAATATATCAGACTAGACTATAGTCTGATCTATTTAAGTCTGTAATGTCTTTTTTAATAAAGAAgttaaacttaaatttttaaGAAAATTTAATAAAGAAGTTAAATTTAGTGGGAAGTTATTATATTTAAAAAGTATCATAAAGTGATTTTACTTATGGGTTATTCAGTCTAAAAGAGAATTGTCTTTTTGACAGAATACGGTTAAGATTAGGAAATAGCAAGGGTCCATGTCGTTCCCAAGTTTCTGGTGCATACACATTTAGCACTAAAAGTGAGTAGCAAAATGCAGAAGTGGAGTTGGAATCAACAACATGCTAGCTAAGGTGGTGATTAACCAACGGAGTTTTGGCACTAGTTAACAACATCCTCACAAATTGCACTTAAAAGGAAAGATATCAAGATTCTCTAATTTATAAATTCTATGGATACAAAAATAATTGAATGAATTTGTGCTATTCAAAAGGGTTATACTACTTCACATGGGTTTTCTAGGAAATTGTATGGAAAATTCTTTTTTTCAAGTTAGGAAAAAAAATGTGGAAAGTATCTTCAATTATAGCACAATTGACCTATGTAAGTGTGTACGGGTCAATGGAGAGATCAGAGATGGGAGGTGTGTGTGCCCTTAATAATTTTATTCCTTTTGTTCACTTTTTGCAATTGATGGACGACATAGGGTGCATCATAGTTCAAGATAGCTAGAATCTTCAATTGGTGGTTTctaatatatattattttaaaagaaaaatatgTAAGGGTGTGGACTTGAAGAATTTGGCCTACTTGAAAAGAAAATGGGATATCTACCCTTGTGAtgcattgaaaaaataaaaagacatgttgaagaataatatttttttgttactttgaaaaaaaaatctaaattaGCAATATAGAAACAATATCACAATGTTTTATACACATCAAATAcatttatttaaataaaaaatgttaTCACATTAAGAAAGTAAGTTTTAATATTCACAAAAGACAACATGaatattgacttaaattttagTCAAAATTATATTAGAGATTCTTTAAAATATATTATTGTAATAgataaattttttaatttttttttacaacAAGTCAATTCTTCAAGTTATCCAACGTCTAACTGTTATTCTTTTCTAAAAATTTCGTCCTAAAAATGCATATTTGAGATTAACGTTTGTGAGGTGGCTATAACGTTGATGATAtgaaattattttttatttaccTTTAAGtaattatccaaaatcacattgTTCTAAACTGCATAAAGGAATGAGTAACATGAAATTCCTAAATCTTAAATTGAGAAATGGAAGACGCGATGAAGACCATGAATCCCTAAACAAGGACGAATGCGGAAGGAACGAGAGGAACTCATGCACGAAGGAGGAAAGCTATGCAAGTAGGGACTAAGAAGGGAAAATAAGGATTCGATGGAGAGGAACACAATAATAAAGCATTTTGACTATTGAGATCTATGTCATTTTCCCTAATGTTGTGGTTCTCATTTTAGGGATTTGAGGTGATGtgaagtcaagcttctccaacatTGTGTTTTGATGAAGATAAGTATACTCTCTCAAGTTCATGTGTATTATCAAAGGATGAGAAAAAACTCCATGACTCAAGCTATGGTATCAAGATTTGTATTTCACGCAATAATGTCAAGACATTCTTGAAACTTAGGAGAATGATCACTTCATTAAGGTACAAGTAACAATTTAATCATGTGTCTTACCATAGTGCTCAGAATTATCATAATCATTTCATATTGATGCATAAAACTCATTTATATAACTTATGTTTTTGAACCATCACAT includes:
- the LOC127074397 gene encoding probable receptor-like protein kinase At2g23200 — translated: MAIQHSILFLIFLLQFSSLQFPSLGLYNLQHSYLISCGSDTDVQENNNVYIGESNPSYPKTTFTKTTVEKNESTLLSPLYQTARIFNSQSIYEFNTFPNNTYMVRFHFLSISSPTDLSTAKFNVSIPGFSILQNFDAKNTTDSPLIKEYFVKIIRKRFRITFTPQTSSFAFVNAIELFMLPIHFIPDDIERFNYISPDGQALSTYNGGLLSLETKHRLNVGGNNVNRENDNLLRNWLPDDSYITNPQNANNRSFNGDIKRTANDEYDGPNSNKYIAPDIVYQTAKESKDGSNGLNISWSVPVQKNTDHFVRFHFCDLFNPQPRLTSFLLFIYDTYVRNVNDDSRLSDELHDPYYYDFVVRSDGTGLLKITVKPNVTDNVPKAFLNGLELMKVIELSGSIPLDDLDSDSKVNLPVVVGSAVGGLVLVSVVVVVFLWISKIRKQRPVENSSWLPVRAAAGWSTHSRLTDGTTTQGSPLPNINLGLKISLYDIQLATDNFNAEKIIGKGGFGIVYKGVLKKEKSVAVKRSEPGSGQGLPEFQAEIMVLSKIRHRHLVSLIGYCDERFEMILVYEYMEKGTLRDSLYNTNLTSFLSWKQRLEICIGAARGLHYLHKGATGGIIHRDVKSTNILLDENLVAKVADFGLSRTGPLDQHSYVSTGVKGTFGYLDPEYFRLQQLTEKSDVYSFGVVLLEVLCARPAIEPELPREQVNLAEWGLFCKDKGILEDIIDPSIKGQIDQNSLRKFSETVEKCLQDDGSDRPSMGDVLWDLEYALQLQRGAIHREPHEDSSSSASVSIQLPNVRRFPSLSTLSEIDDMSIGRVTDESVNAEDSVFSQLKIDDAR